From a region of the Roseobacter litoralis Och 149 genome:
- a CDS encoding VirB4 family type IV secretion system protein, whose amino-acid sequence MALNGMKYAKPSPAVIETSGPALARESHLAEHLPYVAFAEPDVMVLREGDLMATLRLEGLAAPTTPDIDLDAMKRAVAAVIAQTGNLYGFYVHRIFVPQNLTLPPVQRDGFAAEIDRRWQAHIAQLAPKKPQLYLSILRRPEIGARVPLLNAFAKRTWMKDRAGRARELDEVAGFFETALGPAKPVRLDNTTGEWLGFLATLLTGQYAPIARPNAPLPLAYALGSCRATFDADTARITCGTTGETRYGALFSIKSYPALTDVSLFDGLDLPLDVVLTNSFTPIPTNIMAERIQRIVRQMRAADDAAVSLRDQLMEAADDQEAGRIAFGDHHLSIAVHAPDQPTLEQAAAEIKRLGQEIMAVIVRENMALKATYFGQAPGNYGYPSDSTSDAGMSSARL is encoded by the coding sequence ATGGCGCTTAACGGGATGAAATATGCAAAGCCCAGCCCGGCGGTCATTGAAACCAGCGGCCCAGCCTTGGCACGCGAGAGCCATCTCGCCGAGCATTTGCCCTACGTCGCCTTCGCCGAACCCGACGTCATGGTCTTGCGGGAGGGCGATCTGATGGCCACGCTCCGCCTCGAGGGACTTGCGGCACCGACGACACCGGACATCGATCTCGATGCCATGAAACGCGCGGTCGCGGCGGTTATCGCGCAAACAGGCAATCTCTACGGCTTCTATGTTCACCGCATATTTGTTCCCCAGAACCTCACGCTGCCTCCTGTACAACGTGACGGCTTTGCAGCCGAGATCGACCGACGCTGGCAAGCTCACATCGCGCAACTCGCGCCCAAGAAACCGCAGCTTTATCTGAGCATCTTGCGACGTCCGGAGATCGGGGCACGGGTCCCGCTGCTCAACGCCTTTGCCAAGCGAACCTGGATGAAAGACCGCGCGGGTCGCGCGCGGGAACTCGATGAAGTGGCCGGATTCTTCGAGACTGCGCTTGGGCCTGCAAAACCTGTTCGTCTCGACAACACCACCGGCGAATGGCTCGGGTTTCTTGCGACGCTGCTCACCGGCCAATACGCCCCGATTGCCCGACCAAACGCCCCCCTGCCCCTGGCCTACGCGCTTGGGTCCTGCCGAGCGACTTTTGACGCAGATACGGCTCGGATCACATGTGGCACGACGGGTGAGACACGGTATGGGGCCCTCTTCAGCATCAAGAGCTATCCTGCACTGACCGATGTCTCTCTGTTTGACGGTCTCGACCTTCCGCTTGATGTCGTGCTGACGAATTCCTTCACGCCGATCCCCACCAATATCATGGCAGAACGGATTCAACGGATCGTTCGGCAGATGCGCGCGGCCGATGATGCGGCAGTCTCCTTGCGGGATCAACTCATGGAAGCGGCCGATGACCAGGAAGCAGGGCGCATTGCATTCGGCGATCATCACCTGTCCATCGCCGTCCACGCGCCCGATCAACCGACGCTCGAACAGGCCGCAGCCGAGATCAAACGTCTGGGGCAGGAAATCATGGCCGTGATCGTGCGAGAGAACATGGCCCTCAAGGCAACCTATTTTGGGCAGGCTCCCGGTAACTACGGCTACCCGTCAGACAGCACCTCGGATGCCGGAATGTCATCGGCGCGATTGTAG
- a CDS encoding type IV secretion system protein VirB3: MAMRSPLFLGLARPPKYLGLPVGYLVVLTLGVVLPFIWTKSPVFFLVGALAYPVLWFVADKEPHFFEVLRVSYGTVRGTRNRALHGGDSYGA, encoded by the coding sequence ATGGCCATGCGATCCCCTCTCTTTCTCGGGTTGGCCCGCCCACCGAAATATCTCGGCTTGCCGGTCGGATATCTCGTCGTGCTCACGCTTGGCGTGGTCCTGCCCTTTATCTGGACGAAGTCACCGGTCTTCTTTCTGGTCGGTGCGCTCGCCTATCCTGTCCTCTGGTTTGTTGCCGACAAGGAGCCGCATTTCTTCGAAGTTCTGCGCGTCTCCTACGGCACGGTGCGCGGCACGCGCAATCGAGCGCTTCACGGCGGAGACAGCTATGGCGCTTAA
- a CDS encoding TrbC/VirB2 family protein translates to MRRLPPGYLPPIIGLLALWASPALAQDLSPIQTMLETIEAALTGPIGIAVATLAVIGTGFMCMMGRLNWGWFASVVIGIVLIFSAGTIVDGFT, encoded by the coding sequence ATGCGAAGATTGCCTCCAGGATACCTACCTCCAATCATTGGCCTTCTGGCCTTATGGGCCTCCCCTGCCCTTGCCCAGGACCTCTCGCCCATCCAGACAATGCTCGAGACAATCGAAGCGGCGCTCACCGGCCCAATCGGCATCGCGGTCGCGACGCTCGCCGTCATCGGCACTGGCTTCATGTGCATGATGGGGCGGCTCAACTGGGGATGGTTCGCCTCCGTGGTGATCGGGATCGTCCTGATCTTCTCCGCGGGCACCATCGTTGACGGGTTTACCTGA
- a CDS encoding lytic transglycosylase domain-containing protein — translation MIFGADGSVRTTDGWTVHGQVDKNPPPTHSQNFTTTAPSDVLAAIHATASRHERNRALRALEISSDDWLALFRALIETESAYRPDAISDKGAYGLGQLMAATAHDLGVDRTDIAQNLDGSARYLLAQLESFNDVDLALAAYNAGPHRVVEYGGVPPFTETRDYIARVHRIRARLSGAATQDLTGPTMRDATRPVVVLDLK, via the coding sequence ATGATCTTCGGAGCGGACGGAAGCGTCAGAACAACTGACGGCTGGACGGTTCACGGCCAGGTAGACAAGAACCCCCCGCCCACACACTCTCAGAACTTTACGACCACGGCCCCGTCGGATGTGCTGGCGGCCATTCATGCGACAGCTTCAAGACATGAACGCAACCGAGCCCTACGAGCACTCGAGATCAGCTCCGATGACTGGCTGGCTCTATTCCGCGCCTTGATCGAAACTGAAAGCGCTTATCGCCCTGACGCCATCAGTGACAAAGGCGCTTATGGTCTCGGCCAACTCATGGCCGCCACCGCACACGACCTTGGCGTGGACAGAACCGATATCGCGCAGAACCTCGACGGGTCAGCACGGTACCTTTTGGCGCAGCTAGAATCCTTCAACGATGTCGATCTGGCGCTGGCCGCCTACAACGCCGGGCCGCATCGCGTCGTAGAATACGGGGGCGTGCCACCCTTCACGGAAACACGCGACTACATCGCCCGGGTGCATCGCATTCGAGCGCGCCTTTCCGGCGCAGCCACGCAAGACCTGACCGGACCGACGATGCGCGACGCCACGCGTCCCGTCGTCGTGCTCGACCTGAAGTAA
- a CDS encoding PIN domain-containing protein translates to MSFVANPFVVVLDANVLFPFRVRDVLLTFTQEGLFRARVTDEILDEWTRNLIALKPHLEESVRQQEAAIRETFEECFVTGYQPLIAGLDLPDPDDRHVLAAAIRCSAQVIVTENHRDFPSEVLDEYGVETLGSDDMLANTYDLYPSGGARALRRVRKRYENPPMTPSEFLLDLTRHGLSKLAAQARADIEYL, encoded by the coding sequence ATGAGTTTTGTGGCCAACCCATTCGTGGTTGTCCTCGATGCCAACGTCCTGTTTCCGTTCCGGGTTCGGGACGTCCTCTTAACGTTCACACAAGAAGGCCTGTTTCGGGCCAGGGTCACCGATGAGATTCTCGACGAATGGACACGCAACCTGATCGCGCTCAAACCACATCTCGAAGAGAGCGTTCGCCAGCAGGAAGCCGCCATCAGAGAGACCTTCGAAGAATGCTTCGTGACCGGATACCAGCCCTTGATTGCTGGTCTGGACCTGCCGGACCCGGACGACAGACACGTTCTCGCGGCGGCGATTCGATGCTCGGCACAGGTTATTGTGACAGAAAACCATCGAGACTTCCCAAGCGAAGTTCTCGACGAGTATGGCGTTGAAACGCTCGGCTCGGATGACATGCTCGCCAATACCTACGACCTGTATCCATCTGGCGGCGCCCGTGCACTCCGCCGCGTGAGAAAAAGGTATGAAAACCCGCCGATGACGCCGTCCGAGTTCCTGCTCGACCTGACCCGGCATGGCCTGTCGAAACTGGCGGCGCAGGCCCGTGCCGATATCGAATACCTTTAG
- a CDS encoding helix-turn-helix domain-containing protein: protein MADTAERPAQSGLMERPPTPEEIDSAAHAATAIAVAMELDGGLKVSGENGDPVSIAPEVGKLIIELLGHVSNGNMVTLVPVGTMLTTQQAADMLNVSRPHLTKLLKEGKIRFEEVGKHRRVPLMALMQYREEKERRQEQAMRDLARLGQEFDNA, encoded by the coding sequence ATGGCCGATACCGCGGAAAGACCAGCCCAGAGCGGCCTCATGGAGCGCCCGCCGACCCCGGAAGAAATCGACAGTGCCGCGCATGCCGCAACGGCCATCGCCGTGGCTATGGAGCTGGACGGAGGCTTGAAAGTCTCGGGAGAGAACGGCGATCCGGTCTCCATCGCGCCAGAGGTTGGAAAACTGATCATCGAACTGCTCGGCCATGTGAGCAATGGCAACATGGTCACGCTGGTTCCGGTAGGCACCATGCTCACAACCCAACAAGCCGCTGACATGCTGAACGTATCCCGCCCTCATCTCACGAAGTTGCTCAAGGAGGGGAAAATCCGATTTGAAGAGGTGGGCAAGCACCGGCGCGTGCCTCTGATGGCGCTCATGCAATACCGGGAAGAGAAAGAGCGGCGCCAGGAGCAGGCGATGCGCGACCTTGCGCGATTGGGTCAGGAGTTCGACAACGCATGA